In a genomic window of Candidatus Anaeroferrophillus wilburensis:
- a CDS encoding histone deacetylase, which produces MSEPANKLGIIFFPAYDWAIDATHPEREERLLYTQDQLREEGVFDLPGVREYKPEIAKPAAIERTHFCFPSVAAVTTESHLIAAGGAIKAAQLVMEGEVSKAFAMVRPPGHHAMKVVHGNRGFCNINNEAVMIEFIREQYGQKKIAIVDTDCHHGDGTQDIYWHDPNTLFISLHQDGRTLYPGSGFIHERGGPNAVGRTINIPLPPQTSDAGFLTVIDEVVLPILEDFKPDLIINSAGQDNHYSDPITNMNFSAQGYARLNEKLNPDIAVLEGGYAIQGALPYVNLGIVLAMAGTDYSHVREPGYNPEQLRQSPQIDNYIKNLCRDIMTSYRQSHQTTGRDGQFDARHKSIYYDTDGISEEQTEKVMVCSSCAGLLLIESQAAANQRCLGIEIPVDACRRCREAGLRRLDEAKNAMRYQIIKLINRVDREYLTLTGEELSPRSKYFF; this is translated from the coding sequence ATGAGCGAACCTGCCAACAAATTGGGAATTATTTTTTTCCCGGCTTATGATTGGGCCATTGATGCCACCCACCCCGAAAGGGAAGAAAGATTGCTCTACACCCAGGATCAGCTGCGGGAGGAGGGAGTTTTTGACCTTCCGGGGGTCAGGGAATACAAGCCGGAAATTGCCAAACCGGCAGCCATTGAACGGACCCATTTCTGCTTCCCCTCAGTCGCCGCGGTAACCACCGAATCCCACCTGATTGCCGCCGGCGGCGCGATCAAGGCTGCCCAGCTGGTGATGGAGGGCGAGGTCAGCAAAGCCTTTGCCATGGTACGACCGCCGGGGCACCATGCCATGAAGGTAGTCCACGGCAACCGGGGTTTCTGCAACATCAACAATGAAGCGGTCATGATCGAGTTTATCCGCGAACAGTATGGCCAAAAAAAAATTGCCATCGTCGACACCGACTGCCACCATGGGGATGGCACCCAGGACATCTACTGGCATGATCCCAACACCTTGTTCATTTCTCTGCATCAGGATGGCCGTACCCTCTATCCCGGTTCCGGCTTTATTCACGAACGGGGCGGCCCCAATGCCGTCGGCAGAACCATAAATATTCCCCTGCCGCCGCAAACTTCTGATGCCGGTTTTTTAACCGTCATTGACGAGGTTGTCCTGCCGATACTCGAGGACTTCAAACCGGACTTAATCATCAATTCAGCCGGGCAGGACAACCACTATAGCGATCCCATTACCAATATGAACTTTTCCGCCCAAGGCTATGCCCGATTGAATGAAAAGCTCAATCCGGATATTGCCGTCCTTGAGGGGGGTTACGCCATCCAAGGGGCACTGCCCTATGTCAATCTGGGTATTGTGCTGGCCATGGCCGGGACGGATTATTCCCATGTACGCGAGCCCGGCTACAACCCCGAACAGCTGCGGCAATCACCCCAGATCGACAACTACATCAAAAATCTCTGCCGGGATATTATGACCAGCTACCGCCAATCACACCAAACCACCGGCAGGGATGGTCAGTTTGATGCCCGCCACAAATCGATTTACTATGATACTGACGGAATTTCTGAAGAACAGACGGAAAAGGTAATGGTCTGTTCTTCCTGTGCCGGCCTGCTGCTCATTGAATCACAGGCAGCGGCAAACCAGCGCTGTCTTGGCATTGAAATTCCTGTCGATGCCTGTCGGCGATGCCGGGAAGCTGGATTGCGGCGGCTGGATGAGGCAAAAAATGCCATGCGCTACCAGATCATCAAGCTGATCAACCGGGTTGATCGAGAGTATCTCACCCTGACCGGAGAAGAACTTTCCCCCCGCAGTAAATACTTTTTTTGA
- a CDS encoding hydantoinase/oxoprolinase family protein, with protein sequence MLLGIDVGGTHTDAVIIDRQGVVKAAKVATDHDHLLGSVKLVLREVLQGTNPELIKKINLSTTLTTNAIVEQQLDPVGMVVLAGPGINPQRCRVGSYFFTGSGSIDHRGKEQQPFDPAAVAGFARHCRDNNVRAYAVVTKFSPRNPDHEIALSKLLEPQADFISIGHRLSGRLNFPRRVATAFYNSAIWQSYNCFADAIEHSIAEFGLKARIDILKADGGTMPFAASRFSPVQSILSGPAASVMGIVALCNISEDAVILDIGGTTTDIAIFAAGAPLLENDGIAIDGRPTLVRAIITRSIGIGGDSLIHQTAGNIQVGPRRQGPAMAFGGRQPTLVDACNVMNLCQAGEVSASMSGMADLAGRWGTGVTDVAKQAIDYAVGEICEAAGKLISDLNNQPVYTIHELLAARKLVPEHLYIMGGPAKVLGCTLAKAFDLETTIPEEYSIANAIGAALTRTTMEVELFADTEKKTLLLPNLNIVKQIPFQYSLDEALTDCKNYLGNFLEQCAITDVHKDDIDIVEADSFNMISNYFTVGKNIRVSCQLKPGIQPGYGEGLRNR encoded by the coding sequence ATGCTACTGGGAATTGATGTAGGCGGCACCCATACCGATGCGGTAATCATTGACCGCCAGGGGGTTGTCAAAGCCGCCAAAGTGGCTACCGATCATGACCACCTGCTCGGCTCAGTGAAGCTGGTACTCCGGGAGGTACTGCAGGGCACCAACCCGGAGTTGATCAAAAAAATAAACCTGAGTACAACCTTGACCACCAATGCCATTGTCGAACAGCAACTGGATCCGGTGGGCATGGTGGTGCTGGCCGGTCCGGGGATCAACCCGCAACGTTGCCGGGTAGGCAGCTATTTTTTTACCGGCAGCGGTTCCATTGATCACCGGGGCAAAGAGCAGCAACCTTTTGACCCGGCAGCGGTTGCGGGGTTCGCTCGGCATTGCCGCGATAATAATGTCAGAGCCTACGCCGTTGTCACTAAGTTTTCCCCCCGCAACCCGGATCACGAAATAGCCTTAAGCAAACTGCTTGAACCACAGGCCGATTTCATCAGCATCGGCCATCGCCTGTCGGGTCGACTTAATTTCCCCCGGCGGGTTGCAACGGCATTCTACAATTCGGCCATCTGGCAATCATACAACTGTTTTGCCGATGCCATAGAACACAGCATCGCTGAATTCGGCCTCAAGGCCCGCATTGATATTTTGAAAGCCGATGGCGGCACTATGCCGTTTGCCGCCTCACGATTTTCTCCGGTACAGTCAATTCTTTCCGGTCCGGCGGCCAGCGTCATGGGCATTGTTGCCCTGTGCAACATTAGCGAGGACGCGGTCATTCTTGACATTGGCGGTACAACCACCGACATCGCCATTTTTGCCGCCGGGGCGCCATTACTGGAAAATGACGGCATTGCCATTGACGGTCGCCCAACCCTGGTACGGGCAATCATCACCAGGTCCATCGGCATTGGTGGCGATTCCCTGATTCATCAAACAGCCGGGAATATCCAGGTAGGCCCCCGGCGACAGGGACCGGCCATGGCTTTTGGCGGCCGGCAGCCAACCCTGGTTGATGCCTGCAATGTCATGAATCTCTGCCAAGCGGGAGAGGTATCGGCATCGATGAGCGGGATGGCTGACCTGGCCGGGCGTTGGGGAACCGGCGTGACGGATGTTGCCAAACAGGCGATTGACTATGCGGTCGGAGAGATCTGTGAAGCCGCCGGAAAACTGATCAGCGATTTAAACAACCAGCCGGTTTATACTATCCATGAGCTGCTGGCAGCCAGGAAACTGGTTCCTGAACATCTCTATATCATGGGCGGGCCGGCCAAGGTTCTGGGATGCACCCTGGCAAAGGCCTTTGATCTTGAGACGACTATTCCGGAAGAATACTCGATCGCCAACGCCATCGGCGCGGCTTTAACCAGAACCACCATGGAGGTTGAACTGTTTGCCGATACGGAAAAGAAAACCCTCCTGCTCCCCAACCTTAACATCGTCAAACAGATCCCTTTCCAGTATTCACTGGATGAAGCACTGACTGACTGTAAAAACTATTTGGGAAATTTCCTCGAACAATGTGCGATTACCGATGTTCATAAAGATGATATCGATATCGTCGAGGCCGATTCATTCAACATGATCAGCAACTACTTTACCGTCGGGAAGAATATCCGGGTCAGCTGTCAGTTGAAACCGGGCATTCAACCTGGATACGGGGAGGGACTGCGGAACCGATGA
- a CDS encoding chemotaxis protein CheA translates to MQKKIQQLIDELSETIVIMEPGDLSGCGRMLNIIDLLEGQEIRNSYDYLGSELQKIREILVEIIYNETADSTKDIPVLTAAVTRLQERFINGPEVREPDGDDDEHGDLFFQLATGEEESVSEARSSPPDTAAPEMTDGEEELFAGVDFSQDQDLFEGFIAESHEHLDSIENNILNLEQDQGNSDTINSIFRPFHTIKGVSGFMNLKQMNVVAHHLENLLDDARNGKLELTGMATDLILDGVDFIKGMLDQVLNALQGQPMEPMPVHAFVSRIDQVHDRLLAGEDDAEEHAADDFQAKHDKIGEILLEEQLISEADLQEALKEQALAKAAGESKKLGEVLLHDKKVNPKSMVQALRQQSAARLKEPGTSAIKVNTEKLDNLIDMVGELVIVQAMISQDPDITGLSSRKLIQNLAQFSRITSSLQNIGLSLRMVEIKQTFNKMVRLVRDLAKKSGKEVDLQMSGEETEVDKNMVDLLYDPLVHMIRNSVDHGIGTPAERQAAGKPATGTVQLKAYHRGGNIIIEIIDDGKGLDAEKIRRKAIERGVISQDDHLSEQEIFALILLPGFSTADQITDVSGRGVGMDVVKKSIEKLRGVIELDSVAGQKTVVSIRVPLTLAIIDGMVVNVHNERYIIPTLNVVESLRPAREQCFTVQQQGEVIKVRNRLVPLVRLHKVFSLSDTGPQPWESLVVVVENEGEQRCLLVDELVGKQEIVIKSLGEQLKNIPGLAGGAIMGDGRVGLILDVAGMVAH, encoded by the coding sequence GTGCAGAAAAAAATTCAGCAGTTAATTGATGAATTGTCAGAAACAATAGTTATCATGGAACCGGGTGATTTGTCCGGTTGCGGTCGGATGCTTAATATTATTGATCTCCTTGAGGGGCAGGAGATCCGTAATTCGTATGACTACCTTGGTAGTGAACTGCAAAAGATCAGAGAGATTCTGGTGGAAATTATTTATAATGAAACCGCTGATTCCACTAAAGATATCCCGGTTCTGACCGCAGCAGTTACCCGACTTCAGGAGCGTTTTATCAACGGTCCGGAGGTCCGAGAGCCAGATGGCGACGATGATGAGCATGGTGATCTGTTTTTTCAATTGGCGACCGGAGAAGAAGAGTCTGTGAGCGAAGCGCGTTCATCCCCGCCCGATACTGCTGCCCCGGAGATGACTGATGGTGAGGAAGAGTTGTTTGCCGGAGTTGATTTTTCCCAGGATCAGGATCTTTTTGAAGGCTTTATTGCCGAATCCCATGAACATCTGGATTCCATAGAAAACAATATTTTGAACCTCGAGCAGGATCAAGGCAATAGTGATACTATTAATTCCATCTTCCGCCCTTTTCACACCATAAAAGGGGTCTCCGGGTTTATGAACCTAAAGCAGATGAATGTTGTTGCCCATCATCTGGAAAATCTGTTGGATGATGCCAGGAACGGCAAGCTTGAACTGACAGGCATGGCAACGGATCTCATCCTTGACGGGGTTGATTTTATCAAGGGCATGCTTGATCAGGTACTGAATGCCCTCCAGGGGCAGCCAATGGAACCAATGCCGGTACATGCCTTTGTGTCAAGGATTGACCAGGTCCATGATCGTCTGCTGGCCGGGGAAGATGATGCGGAAGAACATGCTGCCGATGATTTCCAGGCAAAGCATGATAAAATTGGTGAAATTCTGCTTGAAGAACAGTTGATCAGTGAGGCGGACCTCCAGGAAGCTCTGAAAGAGCAGGCGCTGGCAAAAGCTGCCGGGGAATCAAAGAAGCTGGGGGAGGTCCTGCTTCACGACAAGAAAGTTAATCCGAAAAGCATGGTCCAAGCTTTGCGGCAGCAATCTGCTGCTAGGCTGAAAGAACCAGGCACTTCGGCAATCAAGGTTAATACGGAAAAGCTTGATAATCTCATTGATATGGTCGGGGAGCTGGTTATTGTCCAGGCAATGATCAGCCAGGATCCCGACATCACCGGCCTGAGCAGCAGAAAGCTGATCCAGAATCTTGCCCAGTTCAGCCGTATCACTTCGTCGCTGCAGAATATTGGCCTTTCCCTGCGGATGGTTGAAATCAAGCAGACATTCAATAAAATGGTTCGCCTGGTTCGGGATCTGGCTAAAAAAAGCGGTAAAGAGGTTGATCTGCAGATGTCTGGCGAAGAGACAGAAGTAGACAAGAATATGGTCGATCTTCTCTATGATCCCCTGGTACACATGATTCGCAATTCAGTCGATCATGGCATCGGTACCCCGGCTGAACGGCAGGCGGCAGGCAAGCCGGCAACCGGTACTGTTCAGTTGAAGGCCTATCATCGTGGCGGCAATATTATTATCGAGATCATTGATGACGGGAAGGGGCTTGACGCTGAAAAAATCAGACGTAAAGCTATTGAACGTGGCGTCATCAGCCAGGATGACCATCTTTCAGAACAGGAAATCTTTGCCCTTATTCTCCTGCCTGGTTTTTCCACTGCTGATCAAATTACTGATGTATCTGGCCGTGGGGTGGGGATGGATGTAGTCAAAAAATCCATCGAAAAACTCCGCGGGGTGATTGAACTGGATTCAGTGGCTGGCCAGAAGACGGTGGTGAGCATCAGAGTTCCGCTGACGCTGGCGATTATCGATGGCATGGTGGTGAATGTTCATAATGAACGCTATATCATTCCGACACTGAATGTGGTTGAGTCCTTGCGTCCTGCCAGGGAGCAATGTTTTACCGTCCAGCAGCAGGGCGAAGTTATCAAGGTCAGGAACCGGCTGGTACCTCTGGTGCGTCTGCATAAAGTTTTTTCCCTTTCCGATACGGGACCTCAGCCTTGGGAGTCGCTGGTCGTTGTAGTCGAGAACGAGGGGGAGCAGCGTTGTCTTCTGGTTGATGAGCTGGTGGGCAAACAGGAAATTGTTATCAAGAGTTTAGGTGAACAGTTGAAAAATATTCCCGGCCTTGCCGGTGGAGCAATTATGGGTGATGGTCGGGTTGGCCTGATTTTGGATGTTGCCGGTATGGTTGCCCACTGA
- a CDS encoding purine-binding chemotaxis protein CheW encodes MNDVNQEIQQTTSREGKYLTFVLAGEEYGLEILKVKEIIGMLDVTAIPRTPDYVKGVINLRGKVIPVIDLRLRFGLPAQDYDERTCIVVMEIAGEDSQMLMGIVVDAIHEVLNISADEIEPTPAFGTQVKTDYILGMGKIKDTVKILLDIDRVLTSEELQLVSSTT; translated from the coding sequence ATGAATGATGTGAATCAGGAAATTCAGCAAACAACATCCAGGGAGGGCAAGTATCTGACCTTTGTCCTGGCTGGCGAAGAGTACGGACTGGAGATCCTTAAAGTCAAAGAAATTATCGGCATGTTGGATGTTACGGCCATCCCCCGTACTCCCGATTATGTTAAAGGTGTGATCAACCTGCGGGGCAAGGTTATTCCCGTTATTGATTTGCGTTTGCGATTTGGGCTGCCGGCGCAGGACTATGATGAGCGTACCTGCATTGTGGTCATGGAAATTGCCGGCGAGGATAGCCAAATGTTGATGGGTATCGTGGTGGATGCTATCCATGAGGTTCTCAACATATCCGCTGATGAAATTGAACCGACTCCGGCTTTTGGGACGCAGGTGAAAACGGACTATATCCTCGGTATGGGAAAGATAAAGGATACGGTTAAAATTCTTCTGGACATCGACCGGGTGCTGACTTCGGAAGAGTTGCAGCTGGTAAGTTCAACCACATAA
- a CDS encoding protein-glutamate O-methyltransferase, which produces MGGTISTKDFRRFCQFIYGRCGINLHEGKRDLVRSRLARRLRALGLSSYKDYFDRVFEDDNDQEIVYLLDAISTNVTYFFREEKHFDFLTQEVLPALVGKPRTGANDCIKAWSAGCSSGEEPYSLAITLSEFLEPHSQGCKLLGTDLSTSVLQKAKQGVYEAGKLENIPRPLLRKYFNPHGDGVFYQVAPRVKSLLRFARLNLMHTFPFKGRFDIIFCRNVMIYFDKPTQETLVNKFSHVLNPGGYLMIGHSESLTSIKHDLQYIQPAIYRKKR; this is translated from the coding sequence CTGGGCGGGACCATATCAACCAAGGATTTTCGACGCTTTTGTCAGTTTATCTACGGGCGATGCGGGATTAATCTTCATGAGGGCAAACGTGATCTGGTCCGTTCGCGACTGGCGAGGCGTTTGCGAGCGCTTGGCTTGTCATCCTATAAAGACTATTTCGATCGTGTTTTTGAGGATGATAATGATCAGGAGATAGTCTATCTGCTGGACGCCATTTCCACCAATGTCACCTATTTTTTTCGTGAGGAGAAACATTTTGACTTTCTGACGCAGGAAGTTTTGCCCGCACTGGTTGGCAAGCCCCGAACCGGTGCCAATGACTGCATCAAGGCCTGGTCGGCTGGTTGTTCCTCGGGAGAGGAACCCTATTCTCTGGCTATTACCCTGAGTGAATTCCTTGAGCCTCACAGCCAGGGGTGCAAGTTGCTGGGAACCGATCTTTCCACCAGTGTGCTGCAGAAAGCAAAACAGGGAGTCTATGAGGCCGGCAAACTGGAGAATATACCCCGGCCGCTGCTGCGCAAATACTTTAATCCTCATGGTGATGGTGTCTTCTATCAGGTCGCTCCCCGGGTGAAAAGCCTCCTCAGGTTTGCCCGACTCAATCTGATGCATACGTTTCCCTTCAAAGGCCGCTTTGATATTATTTTCTGCCGCAATGTTATGATCTATTTTGACAAGCCGACCCAGGAAACTTTGGTGAACAAGTTCAGCCATGTTCTCAACCCTGGCGGCTATCTGATGATTGGTCATTCTGAGAGTCTAACCAGTATCAAACACGATCTGCAATATATTCAGCCAGCGATTTACAGGAAGAAACGATAG
- a CDS encoding chemotaxis protein CheD — MKISATSTDTLVTYSLGSCIGVAIYDPVVKVGGMLHYMLPDASINKDKGVKNPYMFANTGIPLLFKTCYQHGAEKKRLVVKVAGGGQIMDESGVFNIGKRNYAILRKMFWKNNILIDSEDIGGMVNRTMYLRLSDGQLMLKVSKKGLVEL; from the coding sequence ATGAAAATCAGTGCTACTTCCACTGATACTTTGGTGACCTATTCCCTTGGATCATGTATCGGGGTGGCCATTTATGATCCGGTAGTCAAAGTTGGCGGTATGCTTCACTATATGTTGCCGGACGCCTCGATCAATAAGGATAAAGGGGTGAAAAATCCTTATATGTTTGCCAATACGGGCATTCCTTTGTTGTTTAAAACCTGCTATCAGCACGGTGCTGAAAAAAAACGGCTGGTGGTCAAGGTTGCCGGTGGCGGTCAGATTATGGATGAGAGCGGTGTTTTTAATATAGGCAAGCGGAATTATGCTATTCTGCGAAAGATGTTTTGGAAAAATAATATCTTGATAGATTCGGAAGATATTGGCGGCATGGTGAACAGGACCATGTATCTGCGACTGTCTGATGGTCAGCTAATGCTGAAGGTGTCAAAGAAAGGGCTGGTGGAGCTATGA
- a CDS encoding HDOD domain-containing protein, translating into MKHMDEILASIQEIPPFPQVVLKAMDIISDPEYSVENLTRVISLDQAITANVLKICNSAYFGLSREVGSLKEAVVYLGATQLRQLLLAGGAKKVYDQPHEGYTFFAGELWQHAVACAVMAQVVVGHFKKSSLDSQMVFTAALLHDVGKVVLSTYVQQEFAHIEAMVAGNKCSFQEAEREILGYDHAEIGGKLTEFWQFPEPIVAAIRHHHQPEQAPKTHRLLTELVSFADSLVILVGYGTAADGLAYHMPHALADKASLQTVDVEILLAEFQQEMVKTSGMIGVQEE; encoded by the coding sequence ATGAAACATATGGATGAAATTCTTGCCAGCATCCAGGAAATTCCTCCCTTTCCCCAGGTTGTCCTGAAAGCAATGGATATTATCAGTGATCCTGAATACAGTGTGGAAAACCTGACTCGGGTGATCAGCCTTGATCAGGCAATTACCGCAAACGTGTTGAAAATTTGTAATTCTGCCTATTTTGGTTTATCCCGCGAGGTAGGATCTCTGAAAGAAGCCGTTGTTTATCTGGGGGCAACACAGTTGCGGCAGTTGCTACTGGCTGGCGGGGCTAAAAAAGTTTATGATCAACCACATGAAGGCTATACGTTTTTTGCCGGCGAATTGTGGCAGCATGCGGTAGCCTGTGCGGTTATGGCTCAGGTTGTTGTCGGGCATTTTAAAAAAAGTTCGCTTGATTCCCAGATGGTATTCACTGCGGCCCTGCTTCATGATGTGGGCAAGGTGGTGCTCAGTACCTATGTACAGCAGGAATTTGCCCATATAGAAGCGATGGTGGCCGGCAATAAATGTTCCTTTCAGGAAGCTGAGCGGGAAATCCTTGGCTATGATCATGCCGAAATCGGTGGTAAACTTACCGAGTTCTGGCAGTTTCCTGAACCTATTGTGGCGGCAATCCGCCACCACCATCAGCCTGAACAGGCCCCCAAAACCCATCGCTTGCTAACAGAACTGGTATCCTTTGCCGACAGCCTGGTAATTTTGGTCGGTTATGGTACCGCTGCTGATGGCCTTGCCTATCACATGCCCCATGCCTTGGCTGATAAAGCCAGTCTGCAAACTGTTGATGTTGAAATCCTGCTTGCAGAATTTCAACAGGAGATGGTGAAAACATCAGGGATGATTGGGGTTCAGGAGGAATAG
- a CDS encoding response regulator: MAFNLLVVDDSVSMRQIIKRVISLSGFDVGTVFEAGNGKEALAVLDDHWVDIIVTDIHMPEMNGIALLEQVKSDQLLQAIPVVMVTTEAREQIVDRATELGASGYLKKPFHPEEIKQLLLSVLGVENVDVSNAESDECDF; encoded by the coding sequence ATGGCGTTTAATCTGTTGGTTGTGGATGATTCGGTTTCCATGAGGCAGATCATCAAGCGGGTTATCTCACTATCCGGTTTTGATGTGGGGACTGTTTTTGAGGCTGGAAACGGCAAGGAAGCTCTCGCTGTTTTAGATGATCACTGGGTGGACATCATTGTCACTGATATTCATATGCCTGAGATGAATGGTATTGCGTTGCTTGAACAGGTAAAAAGTGATCAGTTGCTGCAAGCTATTCCGGTAGTCATGGTAACTACCGAAGCCCGCGAGCAGATTGTTGACCGGGCGACCGAACTTGGTGCTTCAGGGTATCTGAAGAAACCGTTTCATCCTGAAGAAATAAAACAGCTGCTACTGTCAGTGTTAGGAGTGGAAAATGTTGATGTCAGTAACGCAGAATCTGACGAATGTGATTTCTAA
- a CDS encoding chemotaxis protein CheD, producing MCSASREYYLKPGYIYCSREPVVVYTVLGSCVAVTLWDSRGRFSAINHYLLPSCPEGEAPTARYGEVAMFALYKMMREQGAKPHTMTAQIFGGGDLRGSRIGSDNIAVAREFLQAKKVYVSSEDVGGTLGRKVVYHAHTNETVVLKVEKLRRSDWYPYE from the coding sequence ATGTGTTCCGCATCCAGGGAGTACTACCTGAAACCCGGCTATATCTACTGTTCGCGCGAACCGGTAGTGGTGTATACCGTTTTGGGATCATGCGTTGCGGTAACCCTCTGGGATAGCAGGGGTCGTTTCAGTGCCATAAATCATTATTTGCTGCCCTCCTGTCCTGAGGGTGAAGCGCCTACGGCCCGATATGGTGAGGTTGCCATGTTTGCCTTGTATAAAATGATGCGGGAGCAGGGAGCAAAACCACATACGATGACCGCCCAGATTTTTGGCGGCGGTGATTTGCGCGGCAGCCGGATTGGCTCGGATAATATTGCTGTGGCCAGAGAATTTCTGCAGGCCAAGAAGGTCTACGTGTCTTCTGAGGATGTGGGAGGGACCCTGGGTCGTAAAGTTGTTTACCATGCCCACACCAATGAGACGGTGGTGCTGAAAGTCGAAAAACTCCGACGCTCGGACTGGTATCCTTATGAGTAA
- a CDS encoding chemotaxis response regulator protein-glutamate methylesterase: MIKVLIVDDSAIVRQIFSRVLAKEPGIEVVGTAPDPYVARDKIVALKPDVITLDIEMPRMDGLTFLRKLMKYYPIPVIIVSSLTQQGSRIALEAMESGALEVLAKPGEAYTVGDMGQQLAQKIRAVAAVDMKQRARSVSYVESGPKQFKALTASTNKVIAIGSSTGGTEALKVLLAPMPLDTPGIVIVQHMPANFTKAFANRLNDICRIDVKEAEDGDSIRPGLALLCPGNFHMLVKRSGARYYVTVKDGPLVHHQRPAVDPLFRSVARYIGPNAVGVILTGMGADGAKGMLEMKEQGATTFAQDEESCVVFGMPKEAIKAGGVDHIVPLSRMTEKIIHYLN; encoded by the coding sequence ATGATTAAAGTATTAATTGTCGATGACTCGGCTATTGTCCGCCAGATATTTTCCCGGGTTCTTGCCAAGGAGCCGGGGATTGAAGTGGTTGGCACTGCTCCTGATCCCTATGTTGCCAGGGATAAAATTGTCGCCCTGAAGCCGGATGTTATTACTCTGGATATAGAGATGCCGCGCATGGATGGTCTGACGTTTCTCCGGAAGCTGATGAAATACTATCCCATTCCAGTGATTATTGTCAGTTCACTGACCCAGCAGGGCAGCAGAATAGCCTTGGAGGCCATGGAGTCAGGCGCCCTTGAGGTGCTGGCCAAACCGGGCGAAGCGTATACCGTTGGTGATATGGGTCAGCAGCTGGCCCAGAAGATCAGGGCTGTGGCTGCCGTTGATATGAAACAGAGGGCCAGGTCGGTAAGTTATGTCGAATCAGGCCCTAAACAATTTAAAGCCCTGACCGCATCAACCAATAAGGTTATTGCCATTGGTTCTTCAACCGGCGGCACCGAAGCGCTGAAAGTTCTGCTGGCGCCGATGCCCCTTGACACTCCAGGGATTGTCATTGTTCAGCATATGCCGGCAAATTTTACCAAAGCCTTTGCCAACCGTCTTAATGATATTTGTCGTATCGATGTCAAGGAAGCAGAAGATGGTGACTCCATTCGGCCGGGCTTGGCATTGCTGTGTCCGGGGAATTTTCACATGCTGGTCAAACGAAGCGGGGCCCGCTACTATGTTACGGTCAAAGACGGTCCTTTGGTTCATCACCAGCGCCCGGCAGTGGATCCCTTGTTTCGCTCGGTAGCCCGTTACATTGGTCCCAATGCGGTTGGTGTGATTCTCACGGGCATGGGGGCTGATGGTGCCAAGGGAATGTTGGAGATGAAAGAGCAGGGGGCGACCACCTTTGCCCAGGATGAAGAGAGCTGCGTTGTTTTCGGCATGCCCAAAGAAGCAATTAAAGCAGGAGGGGTGGATCACATTGTGCCGCTTTCCCGGATGACCGAAAAAATTATTCACTATTTGAACTAA
- a CDS encoding chemotaxis protein CheX, whose product MAFVTSTPGKPFVKKDQTATGDITGIIGLSGDREGSLSISFSFSCIKGILENMLGEIHDELNEEVNDAVGELTNMICGQARNKLESVNINLKAGIPTIIAGTNHTVRHITSSPIIVLPFVTDYGGFSVEFSFLE is encoded by the coding sequence ATGGCCTTCGTGACCTCAACGCCTGGAAAACCCTTTGTTAAAAAAGATCAAACAGCAACAGGAGACATTACGGGCATCATTGGTCTGTCCGGTGACCGTGAAGGATCACTGTCGATCTCCTTCTCCTTTTCCTGCATCAAAGGCATCCTGGAAAACATGCTGGGTGAGATCCATGACGAGCTTAACGAGGAAGTGAACGACGCGGTGGGCGAGCTGACCAACATGATCTGTGGCCAGGCCCGCAACAAGCTCGAATCAGTGAACATCAACTTGAAAGCCGGCATTCCAACCATCATCGCCGGCACCAACCACACTGTCCGCCACATCACGTCATCACCAATCATTGTGCTGCCTTTTGTCACTGATTATGGCGGCTTTTCGGTTGAATTTTCATTTCTCGAATAA